One genomic segment of Impatiens glandulifera chromosome 6, dImpGla2.1, whole genome shotgun sequence includes these proteins:
- the LOC124942939 gene encoding uncharacterized protein LOC124942939 has product MATAPMKSKPLHNFSLPYLKWSHKKQVFNNSDNLLRKSALSSCSTQKQDDVFEEDVHQVDESLKRKWNFRSMNVVSKETVEIGIVSKKRLVVVDDDDNHDDYHMGNAILPQKTENQPKSMRLRGLTADGYGMDRRKEKRKFWIALSREEIEEDIYAMTGLKPSRKPKKRLKNVQKQLDNVFPGLNFVGLSSDAYRLNQSLR; this is encoded by the exons ATGGCCACAGCGCCAATGAAGTCTAAACCTCTCCATAACTTCTCTCTTCCATATCTGAAATGGAGTCACAAGAAACAGGTCTTCAACAACAGCGATAATCTGTTGCGGAAATCTGCACTATCATCTTGTTCAACGCAGAAACAGGATGATGTATTTGAAGAAGATGTTCATCAAGTTGATGAATCGTTGAAAAGGAAATGGAATTTCAGGTCTATGAATGTTGTTTCAAAGGAAACGGTCGAGATCGGAATCGTTTCAAAGAAGAGAttagttgttgttgatgatgatgataatcaTGATGATTATCACATGGGTAATGCAATTCTGCCGCAGAAAACTGAGAATCAGCCGAAATCGATGAGGCTTAGAGGATTAACGGCTGATGGGTATGGAATGGATAGGAGAAAAGAGAAGAGGAAATTTTGGATTGCTCTTTCTCGTGAAGAGATTGAAGAAGATATTTACGCTATGACTGGATTAAAACCCTCTCGTAAGCCCAAGAAAAGACTCAAGAACGTTCAGAAACAACTCGAT AATGTCTTTCCTGGGTTGAATTTTGTTGGACTTTCATCTGATGCTTATCGGCTTAATCAATCTCTG agatga